The proteins below are encoded in one region of Amycolatopsis magusensis:
- a CDS encoding DUF1998 domain-containing protein, which yields MTVDTRFVYDAATPVDPLGDAEREAEKAAKHNRAKVGSGRPSSLLYTYGPGAIMDLPQFTIMPTGLDDWDRIWRRRDGIRPVRAPRLREVVAKLLRSRDVQLSLHPWQPKKISLSTEGDDLGVPARVFPQWLRCTGCDMLGTVSQFAYTNTHPFRADLACFEHAKCTGRSGNRTRKPARRTAVPARYLLACVDGHLDEFPYDEWVHHWNPCPQAEFPALKMVDRTAGKGASAVIACESCGARRGMNEAQGEAGKSKLPRCRGRHPHLDAFEPKGCRNEARLMLVGASNLWFPATQSIVVMPESSQEETGDLAARIRVALGEKLAKYADDLDTLRDVLDGKVDVAELSDDKLAQAVATALLPPESAQELDAWAKQWDPVDLLVPEWQYLLKDPLGLRHEDEVSGLTLSRRDRGPELRPEITRVLAVERLRKVNALVGFTRIDDMDRVGDLPQRLAPLTRAPYPAWTVATEDRGEGIYLQLDEAAVAAWETRIETTDIWRAHREAHRRNFYRRFSETAQDVDPDTRLRPPRYWLIHTFAHVLIRELAMTCGYSAASLSERLYAWPESESREAAAGLLICTTASDSDGTLGGLVQLSEPDRLERVVSGALYRATRCSSDPICAMRTPQDPEDFLHGAACHCCVMASETSCERANRFLDRRFLVDLPGSGVGFFGRAD from the coding sequence GTGACCGTCGATACCCGGTTCGTCTATGACGCCGCGACCCCCGTCGACCCACTGGGCGACGCCGAGCGCGAGGCTGAGAAGGCGGCCAAGCACAACCGCGCGAAGGTCGGCTCGGGCCGCCCGTCGTCGCTGCTCTACACCTACGGACCCGGCGCGATCATGGACCTGCCGCAGTTCACGATCATGCCGACTGGCCTGGACGACTGGGATCGGATCTGGCGGCGCCGCGATGGCATCCGACCGGTCCGGGCGCCCCGATTGCGGGAGGTCGTGGCGAAGCTGCTTCGTTCCCGCGACGTGCAGTTGAGCCTCCACCCGTGGCAACCGAAGAAGATCAGCCTGTCCACCGAGGGCGATGACCTCGGTGTGCCCGCCCGGGTATTTCCGCAATGGCTGCGTTGCACCGGATGCGACATGCTGGGCACGGTTTCGCAGTTCGCGTATACCAACACCCACCCGTTTCGCGCCGACCTGGCCTGCTTCGAGCACGCCAAGTGCACCGGCAGGTCGGGCAACCGGACTCGTAAGCCGGCCCGGCGCACGGCGGTGCCCGCCCGGTATCTGTTGGCCTGCGTGGACGGTCACCTCGACGAGTTCCCCTACGACGAGTGGGTACACCACTGGAACCCTTGCCCCCAGGCGGAGTTCCCGGCGCTGAAGATGGTTGACCGCACTGCGGGCAAAGGCGCATCGGCTGTGATCGCATGCGAGTCATGCGGCGCACGGCGAGGGATGAACGAAGCTCAGGGTGAGGCAGGCAAGAGCAAGCTTCCACGCTGCCGTGGCCGCCATCCTCACCTCGACGCCTTTGAACCCAAGGGATGCCGCAACGAAGCGCGGCTCATGCTCGTCGGCGCGTCAAACCTCTGGTTCCCGGCAACACAGTCGATCGTCGTGATGCCCGAGTCATCACAGGAAGAGACCGGCGACCTCGCCGCGCGCATCCGCGTGGCATTGGGCGAGAAGCTCGCCAAGTACGCCGACGACCTGGACACCCTGCGGGACGTGCTCGACGGCAAGGTCGACGTCGCCGAACTCTCGGACGACAAGCTTGCCCAGGCCGTCGCGACTGCTCTCCTGCCGCCGGAATCGGCCCAGGAATTGGACGCTTGGGCCAAGCAGTGGGATCCGGTGGACCTGCTCGTCCCAGAATGGCAGTACCTGCTCAAGGACCCGCTCGGGCTCCGGCACGAGGACGAGGTAAGCGGGCTGACGCTGTCCCGGCGGGATCGCGGTCCCGAGCTGCGACCGGAGATCACCAGGGTGCTGGCCGTCGAACGGCTGCGCAAGGTCAACGCGCTCGTCGGCTTCACCCGCATCGACGACATGGACCGGGTCGGTGACCTGCCCCAACGCCTAGCCCCGCTGACCAGAGCGCCTTACCCGGCGTGGACGGTGGCAACGGAAGATCGCGGCGAGGGTATCTACCTGCAGCTCGACGAGGCGGCCGTGGCGGCGTGGGAAACGCGGATCGAAACAACGGACATCTGGCGTGCCCATCGAGAGGCGCATCGACGCAACTTCTACCGTCGCTTCTCCGAGACCGCGCAGGATGTCGACCCCGACACCCGGCTCAGGCCGCCGCGCTACTGGCTCATCCACACCTTCGCGCACGTCTTGATTCGTGAATTGGCCATGACGTGCGGCTACTCCGCCGCCAGTCTGAGCGAACGGCTGTACGCCTGGCCCGAGTCCGAAAGCCGCGAAGCGGCGGCCGGGCTGCTCATCTGCACGACCGCCTCCGATAGCGATGGCACCCTCGGCGGGCTGGTGCAGCTCAGTGAACCCGACCGGCTCGAACGCGTTGTATCCGGCGCGCTGTACCGGGCCACCCGATGCTCCTCAGACCCAATCTGCGCGATGCGCACCCCACAGGACCCCGAGGACTTTCTGCACGGCGCCGCCTGCCACTGCTGTGTCATGGCGTCGGAGACCTCATGTGAAAGGGCCAACCGGTTCCTCGACCGGCGCTTCCTCGTCGACCTCCCTGGGAGTGGTGTTGGGTTCTTCGGACGCGCCGATTGA
- a CDS encoding Eco57I restriction-modification methylase domain-containing protein produces the protein MNHRSAPTGANLHRRWLELVDTDGPFLAIPVLRRVWPQGMPVPAKDAITALKDAKVAFEKAWENWDKRRDDAAALEFYRQERDTWADVVLRDVLGWRDSYTAATQRDEVRSPDHAVTVRATGALVHGDTIGALVLVVDPVDSLRDPLDDGWANTPIDRLEELLRANAVPIGLVTDGRWWAIVSARKETMVASGIVDAQTWIEEPQTRDAFIELLQRRRLLGGKPEDRLTALFGESVAAAEEITEALGTQVRRAVELLVQALSEAALAADGPDPLPTKRADVYEAAVTVMMRVVFLLFAEERNLLPQSSLFTLGYGISEELDALDARAREEGSEALDATHLTWHRLLATSQALYRGASFEDIRLPSYGGSLFDSGRFPFLAARGPQETLAITVSDRVMLEVLRAVQFAELKGQPARRISFRDIDVEQIGYIYEGLLGYSCAEVDEVTVGLIGKEGDEPEIPLTVLEDLAATEPKLDAFVGALLAWVIEHQPAAGKHLKTRKAALAKAYRDNDKVEDAERALRAVTADADLRDRLRPFVGIIRRDLRNRPLVVLPGGVLLAETPSRATAGAHYTPRSLAEEVVLHALEPLVYDPGPRQQVDGWVLKESWRILDLKVADIACGSGAFLVAAARYLAERLVEAWQREGAAVGTPHEQMTHAIRTVVATCLYGADINGMAVEMCKLSLWLVSLDPKLPFSFVDDKILHGNSLLGLTDVLQLKYQHIDPDLPRQMPFQPDVDSTLQRAVTLRRQLATEVNDADPQRSATTKRRQWREYRELVAELAEIGDAVIATGLQHGGKPGKHLNSAYTNLSWALNLAHNGADRTMLDGILDAGLTPTVRTDYERWKPLHWILMVPDVMERGGFDAIVGNPAFLHSKKITTFYGKNYRDYLKEVLAARVTGDADLAAYFLLRQSSLLSSEGEIGIVVTKSISQSHTKTVGLDQVLSSGASLACASEAFDWGPDGASVSVIKMWITKNNMAIQGKSLVGDPKQPARNLPVRSYVGTYPNGDGFRVSADRAQEWLRQHPELTSRLLPYIRAVDLSQGNPAKPEEYLIDLNGLPEGEARLAGPLWAHLNANQRPWREQPTTKASRERWWDFERSANALYGGLRGLERAIAIPRTSNLLMPRWIPTDTRIDMGVVVFPTVEWSIYAQVASSLHYHWVLSYGATTRDDPSYAPRRLSNTFPWVVTSLHTDAAMQFEVTLEKLCQARGGLRPVMNAFSDANHRSSEIDELRALFVELDLEVLSIFDWADVQPTYDFHERNNLTRFTVDSVSRDELLYRLLEENHRRAQAPAETAVPRPADDRENK, from the coding sequence ATGAACCATCGATCCGCGCCCACCGGAGCTAACCTACACCGCCGATGGCTGGAACTCGTCGACACCGACGGGCCATTCCTCGCCATACCCGTGCTCAGGCGGGTATGGCCGCAAGGCATGCCAGTGCCGGCCAAGGACGCCATCACGGCGCTAAAAGACGCCAAGGTCGCGTTTGAGAAGGCATGGGAGAACTGGGACAAACGGCGGGACGACGCCGCCGCGCTCGAATTCTACCGTCAGGAGCGGGACACCTGGGCGGATGTCGTCTTGCGAGACGTGCTCGGGTGGCGCGACTCCTACACCGCCGCCACGCAGAGGGACGAGGTACGGTCTCCCGACCATGCCGTCACCGTGCGCGCGACCGGCGCACTCGTGCACGGCGACACGATTGGCGCGCTGGTACTCGTCGTCGATCCGGTCGACTCCCTGCGCGACCCGCTTGACGACGGGTGGGCGAACACCCCGATCGACCGGCTCGAAGAGTTGCTGCGCGCCAACGCGGTCCCGATCGGTCTCGTCACCGACGGCCGGTGGTGGGCGATCGTCAGCGCTCGCAAGGAAACCATGGTCGCGTCGGGTATCGTGGACGCACAGACGTGGATTGAGGAACCGCAAACCCGCGACGCCTTCATCGAATTGCTCCAGCGCCGCCGGCTGCTTGGCGGCAAGCCCGAGGACCGGCTGACCGCGCTGTTCGGCGAGTCGGTCGCCGCCGCCGAGGAGATCACCGAGGCACTGGGCACGCAGGTCCGCCGCGCCGTCGAGCTGCTGGTGCAGGCGCTGTCCGAAGCCGCGCTGGCCGCGGACGGCCCCGACCCTCTGCCCACCAAGCGGGCGGACGTGTACGAGGCAGCAGTCACGGTGATGATGCGGGTGGTGTTCCTGCTCTTCGCCGAGGAACGCAACTTGTTGCCCCAGAGCAGCCTGTTCACCCTCGGATATGGCATCAGCGAGGAGTTGGACGCGCTTGACGCCCGCGCTCGCGAAGAAGGCAGCGAAGCCCTCGACGCCACCCACCTAACCTGGCACCGCCTCCTTGCCACCTCACAGGCGCTGTACCGGGGAGCGTCCTTTGAAGACATTCGACTGCCGTCGTACGGCGGCTCGCTGTTCGATTCCGGCCGGTTTCCGTTCCTCGCCGCACGCGGTCCACAAGAGACATTGGCCATCACGGTGTCCGACCGCGTGATGCTGGAGGTGCTGCGCGCCGTCCAGTTCGCCGAGCTCAAGGGGCAGCCCGCTCGGCGTATCTCTTTCCGCGACATCGATGTCGAGCAGATCGGCTACATCTACGAGGGCCTGCTCGGCTACTCGTGCGCCGAGGTCGACGAGGTGACGGTCGGACTTATCGGCAAGGAAGGCGACGAACCGGAGATTCCCCTTACGGTGCTTGAAGACCTGGCGGCGACCGAACCGAAACTCGACGCGTTCGTCGGCGCGCTGCTGGCCTGGGTCATCGAACACCAGCCCGCCGCCGGCAAGCACCTCAAGACTAGAAAAGCCGCACTAGCGAAGGCGTACCGGGACAACGACAAGGTCGAGGACGCCGAACGCGCGCTGCGCGCGGTGACCGCTGACGCGGACCTACGGGACCGGCTGCGACCGTTCGTCGGGATCATCCGCCGCGACCTGCGCAACAGACCCCTAGTCGTGCTGCCCGGAGGTGTACTGCTGGCCGAGACGCCGTCACGAGCGACGGCGGGCGCTCACTACACGCCCCGGTCGCTCGCCGAGGAGGTCGTGCTGCACGCACTGGAACCCCTCGTCTACGACCCCGGACCGCGCCAACAAGTGGACGGCTGGGTGCTGAAGGAGTCGTGGCGGATTCTCGACCTCAAGGTCGCCGACATCGCCTGCGGCTCGGGTGCGTTCCTCGTCGCTGCTGCCCGCTACTTGGCGGAGCGGTTGGTGGAGGCGTGGCAGCGTGAAGGTGCGGCCGTTGGTACGCCGCACGAGCAGATGACACACGCCATCCGGACCGTGGTGGCGACCTGCCTGTACGGGGCGGACATCAACGGCATGGCGGTGGAGATGTGCAAACTATCGCTCTGGCTAGTGTCGCTCGACCCGAAACTGCCGTTTTCTTTCGTGGACGACAAGATCCTGCACGGCAACTCCCTGCTCGGCCTCACCGACGTCCTGCAACTGAAGTATCAACACATCGATCCTGACCTCCCACGGCAGATGCCGTTCCAGCCCGACGTCGACAGCACGCTGCAGCGCGCAGTCACCTTGCGCAGGCAGCTCGCAACCGAGGTCAACGACGCCGACCCGCAGCGTTCGGCGACCACCAAGCGCCGACAGTGGCGGGAGTACCGCGAACTCGTCGCGGAGCTTGCCGAAATCGGCGACGCGGTGATCGCCACCGGGCTTCAGCACGGCGGCAAGCCAGGCAAACACCTGAACTCCGCGTACACAAATCTCAGTTGGGCGCTGAACCTGGCGCACAACGGGGCCGACCGCACCATGCTTGATGGCATCCTCGATGCTGGACTCACCCCGACCGTGCGCACAGACTACGAACGCTGGAAGCCTCTGCACTGGATTCTCATGGTGCCGGATGTGATGGAACGCGGCGGCTTCGACGCAATAGTGGGCAACCCAGCCTTTCTTCACAGCAAGAAGATCACAACGTTTTACGGAAAGAACTATCGCGATTACCTCAAAGAAGTTCTCGCGGCAAGGGTTACAGGTGACGCTGACCTCGCCGCATACTTCCTGCTCCGCCAATCCAGCCTCCTTTCATCCGAAGGGGAGATTGGCATTGTTGTTACCAAATCAATTTCACAGTCGCATACCAAGACTGTGGGTCTTGATCAAGTGTTATCGAGTGGTGCAAGCCTGGCGTGCGCCTCAGAAGCCTTCGATTGGGGACCCGACGGAGCCTCGGTGTCGGTGATCAAGATGTGGATCACAAAGAATAACATGGCAATCCAGGGCAAGAGTCTTGTCGGCGACCCGAAGCAACCCGCGAGAAACTTGCCCGTTCGTTCATATGTTGGGACCTATCCTAACGGTGACGGGTTCCGCGTTTCCGCGGATCGTGCACAAGAATGGCTACGCCAACACCCTGAATTGACTTCAAGGCTGCTTCCATACATTCGGGCAGTCGACCTTTCGCAGGGCAACCCCGCTAAACCTGAAGAGTACTTGATCGACCTCAACGGCCTGCCTGAAGGTGAAGCCAGGCTGGCGGGCCCATTGTGGGCGCACCTGAATGCAAACCAACGTCCGTGGCGCGAGCAGCCTACAACAAAGGCCAGCCGTGAGCGATGGTGGGATTTCGAGCGCTCCGCCAATGCTCTTTACGGTGGATTGCGCGGCCTGGAACGTGCGATTGCTATTCCGCGCACCAGTAACCTATTGATGCCACGCTGGATTCCGACGGACACCAGAATTGACATGGGAGTGGTCGTATTCCCGACTGTCGAATGGTCTATTTATGCACAAGTGGCATCGAGTCTTCACTATCATTGGGTTCTCAGTTACGGCGCGACAACAAGGGATGATCCAAGCTATGCGCCTCGCAGGCTTTCTAATACATTTCCCTGGGTGGTCACGAGTTTGCACACTGATGCGGCGATGCAATTCGAAGTGACGCTGGAGAAACTTTGCCAAGCGCGCGGCGGACTCAGGCCGGTAATGAACGCTTTCAGTGATGCGAACCATCGCTCCTCGGAGATCGACGAGCTTCGAGCGCTGTTCGTTGAGCTAGATTTAGAGGTACTCTCCATTTTTGACTGGGCAGATGTTCAACCGACTTATGACTTTCATGAGCGTAATAACCTGACGCGCTTTACTGTGGACTCGGTGTCACGCGATGAACTTCTGTATCGGCTCCTCGAAGAAAACCACCGACGCGCGCAAGCTCCGGCTGAAACGGCGGTGCCGCGTCCTGCGGACGATAGGGAGAACAAGTGA
- the drmA gene encoding DISARM system helicase DrmA: MTAPREAQYRLAYEPTRESLTVRENLVDILERELLGPANGPEEVLDGVPDVAYLVGRIAPVRLASGREDPSDADEAEAATDVGDATDADESRGVPVTAVDESGAGADEDNVEDQPQQRGLMIPASMGLRCQIPDDLGEFTVTASWGQYEPTKEKRENSESTVRRYKRTPIEIKKTISVTKLDPAHTTTIHLRDTVVLRVDRYDDVEGGKKLIEVALCNDRVAPRKIPVNAWLYQTKLLVEAGGREVFLPVSDRLADTREERDDELRRLRLQYRDRLEFAIGRTCSVDWKASGESRRASAVWTTWLPTVQTPQTTAEEIGTALLDMRALQAASREELRTGLEPVVAGYRTWLDEQLARAEALPEHLREDGIELVREAQQVQRQLADGLDHLLTDDEALRCFRFMNRVMADQRVQTQVAQRRASNPGESIGQARAAVLAQGPKAHSWRTFQLAFVLMQLPMLTDPAAQRRSSNDPKAQLLFFPTGGGKTEAYLGLAAYTFAIRRRQGIVSTPDGPLDGNSGIAVLMRYTLRLLTAQQFQRATSLVCAAELARLDDVATWGAEPFRIGLWVGTDVSPKRFDEAEQQLTRANNAGGNYRLTVLQIQRCPWCGTRIGPGDVKARAENRRVHVYCGDDLAECPFAEGGTSAEGLPVLTVDEEIYRLVPAFLIATVDKFARLAREGEAASLFGYVSRRCERHGFVHPDYKHCDIKDGNKHPAKDGLPAAAVRPASRLRPPDLVIQDELHLITGALGTTVGLFEVAIDVMTTWRTADHRTVRPLLVASTATARNAADQVKALYGRDITIFPPQVLDAGNTFFSKEEPISDKFPGRRYVGLSTTGVRLTTAEIRVAEVLMAAGQLLLDRCGEAADPYLSLVAYFSATRELAGMARYMGDDIQTALAKRRPWSLLPSRTGTNFGSLHVAELTSRVASADITATLDQMAVSFEPRFDSTAGKRELRASREAKKPVPTREVAPFDAVLATSMLQVGVDVTRLGLMLVVGQPKNTAEYIQASSRVGRDATRPGLVVSLGNWARPRDLAHFEQFRHYHETFYAQVEALSVTPFSATSLDRGLDGLLVSATRVLQAAETQGLSPEHNAGGIDSRRDFVVDLIDALVSRVLGASNEDAARRARDQLVNRLDHWEKRRKYLADHRKSLVYEKVTDDTRHDALMMSAENAKSRADSRDAPPFVVANSMREVQPEINLLVSPIRENLAYIAPPGAPRWEPPQENP, from the coding sequence GTGACCGCCCCGCGAGAGGCGCAGTATCGGCTCGCGTACGAGCCGACCAGGGAGTCGCTCACAGTACGGGAGAACCTGGTCGACATCCTGGAACGGGAGTTGCTCGGCCCGGCGAACGGCCCCGAGGAAGTCCTCGATGGTGTGCCGGACGTGGCCTACCTTGTGGGGCGGATCGCGCCGGTGCGGTTGGCGTCTGGGCGGGAGGACCCGTCGGACGCCGACGAGGCCGAGGCGGCTACCGACGTCGGTGACGCGACCGACGCTGATGAGAGCCGTGGGGTTCCGGTCACCGCTGTAGACGAGAGCGGTGCGGGGGCAGACGAGGACAATGTCGAGGATCAGCCGCAGCAGCGCGGTCTGATGATCCCGGCGTCGATGGGGTTGCGCTGCCAGATCCCCGACGACTTGGGCGAGTTCACCGTGACCGCTTCGTGGGGACAGTACGAGCCGACCAAAGAGAAGCGGGAGAACAGCGAAAGTACCGTTCGCCGATATAAGCGCACACCCATCGAGATCAAGAAGACAATCAGCGTTACCAAGCTCGACCCCGCGCATACGACGACGATCCATCTGCGGGACACCGTTGTGCTCAGGGTGGACCGCTACGACGACGTCGAGGGCGGGAAGAAGCTGATCGAGGTGGCGCTGTGCAACGATCGGGTCGCGCCGCGCAAGATTCCCGTCAACGCTTGGCTGTATCAAACAAAACTGCTGGTCGAAGCGGGTGGCCGCGAAGTTTTCCTGCCGGTTTCCGACAGGCTGGCCGATACTCGCGAGGAACGGGACGACGAGCTGCGGCGCCTGAGGCTCCAGTATCGTGACCGGCTGGAGTTCGCCATCGGGCGCACCTGCTCGGTCGACTGGAAGGCGTCCGGCGAGAGTCGGCGCGCCAGTGCCGTGTGGACGACCTGGTTGCCGACGGTGCAGACCCCGCAGACCACCGCCGAGGAGATCGGGACAGCGCTGCTGGATATGCGGGCACTGCAGGCCGCGAGCCGCGAGGAGCTGCGGACTGGGCTCGAGCCGGTCGTCGCCGGATACCGCACCTGGCTCGACGAGCAACTCGCCAGAGCCGAGGCGCTGCCTGAGCACCTACGTGAGGACGGCATCGAACTGGTACGAGAAGCGCAGCAGGTGCAACGGCAGCTCGCAGATGGCCTTGACCACCTGCTCACCGACGACGAAGCGTTGCGGTGCTTCCGGTTCATGAACCGCGTGATGGCCGATCAGCGCGTTCAAACGCAAGTGGCCCAGCGCCGGGCAAGCAATCCCGGCGAGAGCATCGGCCAGGCGCGGGCGGCGGTCCTCGCGCAGGGGCCGAAGGCGCACTCGTGGCGCACTTTCCAGTTGGCGTTCGTGCTCATGCAGCTGCCGATGCTGACCGACCCGGCGGCGCAGCGGCGTTCCAGCAATGATCCGAAGGCCCAGCTGCTGTTCTTCCCCACTGGTGGCGGCAAGACCGAGGCGTACCTCGGACTGGCCGCGTACACGTTCGCCATTCGGCGGCGCCAGGGCATCGTGTCCACACCGGACGGCCCGCTGGACGGCAATTCCGGGATCGCGGTGCTGATGCGGTACACACTGCGACTACTCACGGCCCAGCAGTTTCAACGCGCCACCTCTCTCGTGTGCGCCGCGGAGTTGGCCCGGCTTGACGACGTGGCGACGTGGGGGGCCGAGCCGTTCCGGATCGGTTTGTGGGTCGGAACGGACGTGAGCCCGAAGCGGTTCGACGAAGCCGAACAACAGTTGACGCGGGCGAACAACGCCGGCGGCAACTACCGGCTGACCGTGTTGCAGATCCAGCGGTGTCCCTGGTGCGGCACCCGGATCGGGCCAGGGGATGTGAAAGCCAGGGCCGAGAACCGACGAGTGCACGTCTACTGCGGCGACGACCTGGCCGAGTGTCCATTCGCTGAGGGCGGCACGTCGGCGGAGGGACTGCCGGTGCTGACGGTGGACGAGGAGATCTACCGGCTCGTGCCCGCGTTCCTTATCGCGACGGTCGACAAGTTCGCCCGGCTGGCGCGCGAAGGCGAGGCGGCATCCCTGTTCGGGTATGTGTCGCGGCGGTGCGAGCGGCACGGGTTCGTTCACCCTGATTACAAGCACTGCGACATCAAGGACGGCAACAAGCACCCGGCCAAGGACGGCCTTCCCGCAGCCGCGGTGCGTCCGGCCTCCCGGCTGCGCCCGCCGGATTTGGTCATCCAGGATGAGCTGCACCTGATCACCGGTGCGCTCGGGACCACGGTCGGGCTGTTCGAGGTCGCCATCGACGTGATGACCACATGGCGAACCGCTGACCACCGTACGGTGCGGCCGTTGCTGGTCGCGTCCACCGCGACGGCACGCAACGCCGCTGACCAGGTCAAAGCGCTGTACGGGCGGGATATCACGATCTTTCCGCCGCAGGTGCTGGACGCGGGCAACACGTTCTTCTCCAAGGAAGAACCAATCTCGGACAAGTTCCCCGGACGGCGTTACGTCGGCTTGTCGACCACGGGCGTCCGCCTGACCACCGCCGAGATCCGGGTGGCCGAGGTGCTGATGGCGGCGGGCCAACTGCTGCTCGACCGTTGCGGCGAGGCGGCTGATCCGTACCTGTCACTGGTGGCGTACTTCAGCGCCACCCGCGAACTCGCGGGCATGGCGCGGTACATGGGCGACGACATCCAGACCGCGCTCGCCAAGCGCCGCCCGTGGTCATTGCTGCCCAGCCGGACCGGCACCAACTTCGGTTCGCTGCACGTCGCCGAGCTCACCTCTCGGGTTGCCAGCGCCGATATCACCGCGACGCTGGACCAGATGGCCGTGAGCTTCGAACCCAGGTTCGACTCCACGGCCGGCAAGCGCGAACTGCGGGCCTCGCGAGAGGCGAAGAAGCCGGTGCCCACGCGCGAGGTCGCTCCGTTCGATGCGGTGCTGGCCACGTCGATGCTCCAGGTCGGTGTGGACGTCACCCGGCTCGGGTTGATGCTCGTGGTCGGCCAGCCGAAGAACACCGCCGAGTACATCCAGGCGTCCTCGCGCGTCGGCCGGGACGCAACCCGGCCGGGCCTGGTGGTGTCGCTGGGCAACTGGGCACGACCGCGCGATCTGGCGCACTTCGAGCAGTTCCGGCACTACCACGAGACGTTCTACGCCCAGGTCGAGGCGTTGTCGGTCACGCCGTTCTCGGCGACCTCACTCGACCGTGGACTGGATGGCCTTCTGGTCAGCGCGACGCGGGTCCTGCAAGCGGCGGAGACACAAGGACTCTCCCCCGAGCACAACGCGGGCGGCATCGACAGCCGGCGCGACTTCGTCGTCGACCTCATCGACGCCCTGGTCAGCCGGGTGCTGGGCGCGTCGAACGAGGACGCCGCCCGCCGGGCGCGAGATCAACTGGTGAACCGCCTCGACCACTGGGAAAAACGCCGCAAGTATCTGGCTGACCACCGGAAGTCGCTGGTCTACGAGAAAGTCACCGACGACACACGACATGACGCGCTAATGATGAGCGCGGAGAACGCCAAATCCCGCGCGGACTCGCGGGACGCGCCGCCGTTCGTGGTGGCCAACTCGATGCGAGAGGTGCAGCCGGAGATCAACCTCCTGGTGAGCCCCATCAGGGAGAACCTCGCCTACATCGCGCCGCCCGGAGCACCGCGGTGGGAACCACCTCAGGAGAATCCGTGA